In Runella sp. SP2, the genomic window GTCGGTTTCGAGTAATATTGTCGCTGATTGAGGCGCCGAAACTTCCTCTACTTCTTGACCATATACTTCAATTTTAGCGATTTTCGACGTTTGTTCAGACGGGAAAACCGTAATGGTATCGCCTTTGCGGAATACGCCACTCTGTACACGTCCTGCATAGCCACGGTAATCGTGTAGTTCCTCGGTTTGAGGACGAATAACGTACTGTACCGAGAAACGAGCGTCGTTGAGGTTCAAGTCGTGCTGTACATCTACATTTTCCAAGAAATGAAGCATGGTTTCGCCCGTGTACCAAGGCATGGCCTCCGACTTATCCACAATGTTATCCCCTGCCAAGGCACTCACAGGGATGATTTTGAGGTCTTTGATGGCCAATTTGTCGGCGAGTTTTTGGTATTCTTGCGCAATTTGCAAGAACGTATCTTCCGAATACCCCACCAAATCCATTTTATTGACAGCCACCACAATATGCGGAATGCCCAACATCGACGCAATCAGCGAGTGACGGCGAGTTTGTTCAACGACTCCTTGGCGGGCATCAATCAAAATAATGGCCAAGTCAGCATTGGAAGCACCCGTCACCATGTTGCGGGTATATTGAATATGCCCTGGGGCATCAATACTGATAAACTTACGGTTAGGTGTTTGAAAGTACTTGTAGGCGACGTCGATGGTAATGCCTTGTTCGCGTTCTGAGCGCAAGCCGTCGGTCAGCAGCGCAAGGTCGATTTCGCCATCTCCGCGTGTTTTGCTGGCTTTTTCCACGGCTTCCATTTGGTCAGCCAAAATGCTTTTTGTATCGTAAAGCAAGCGTCCGATGAGGGTACTTTTCCCGTCATCAACACTACCTGCGGTTATAAATCTTAGAATGTCCATAAGCCCCTAAATCCCCAATGGGGACTTTTTTTATTGGTTTTAATACTAATCTGTGCTGAGGGTTGCTCACAACCCGAATATCGAGTACAAAGTGTCGAGGTGAGAGTGCAGAGTGTCGAATAAGTTTTTTCATTCGACATTCTGCACTCAAAAATTCGACATTCTAAAAATATCCTCCCTTTTTGCGGTCTTCCATGGCCGCTTCGGTCTGCTGGTCGTCGATACGTGTTTCGCCGCGTTCGCTGATGCGCGTCGCCTTGATTTCGGCCACTACTTGTTCAATGGTACTGGCTTCTGATTCAACGGCAGCCGTACAAGTCATGTCGCCTACGGTACGGAAACGGACGGTTTTGGTAACAATCACGTCGGAGTCGTCTTTATAGATAAAATCGGCGTTGGCGAGCAAGTTTCCGTCGCGCAAAATCATTTCGCGTTGGTGCGAGAAATAGATGCTTGGAAGCGGAATTTTTTCGCGCTCAATGTACGCCCACACGTCCAATTCGGTCCAGTTAGAGATAGGGAAACAACGGACGTTTTCGCCTTTGCTAATTTTTCCGTTGAACAAATTCCAAAGTTCAGGACGTTGGCGTTTAGGATCCCACTGACCAAACTCATCGCGGAAGGAGAAAATGCGCTCTTTGGCGCGGGCTTTTTCCTCGTCGCGGCGAGCACCCCCGATACAAGCGTCGAACTCAAATTCTTCGATGGTATCGAGCAACGTAAAGGTCTGTAGCCAGTTGCGGCTGGCATTTTTACCAGTTGGTTCTTTTAAGCCTTTGGCTTTGATGGTATCTTCTACTTGGCGAACAATCAATTTAGCTCCCACTTCATTGGCCATCCAATCGCGGTATTGAGTTGCTTCGGGGAAGTTGTGGCCTGTATCGATGTGAACCAAGGGGAAAGGAATTTTGC contains:
- a CDS encoding sulfate adenylyltransferase subunit 1, whose translation is MDILRFITAGSVDDGKSTLIGRLLYDTKSILADQMEAVEKASKTRGDGEIDLALLTDGLRSEREQGITIDVAYKYFQTPNRKFISIDAPGHIQYTRNMVTGASNADLAIILIDARQGVVEQTRRHSLIASMLGIPHIVVAVNKMDLVGYSEDTFLQIAQEYQKLADKLAIKDLKIIPVSALAGDNIVDKSEAMPWYTGETMLHFLENVDVQHDLNLNDARFSVQYVIRPQTEELHDYRGYAGRVQSGVFRKGDTITVFPSEQTSKIAKIEVYGQEVEEVSAPQSATILLETDVDISRGDLISGTGNSPVLSQDVEATICWMDDRKELKVGNKYTLQHGTTRVRCSVKGIEYRVDISNYDQLEDIESLKLNDVAKIVLRTAKPIAYDAYQTNRANGAAILIDETSNVTVGACMVEA
- the cysD gene encoding sulfate adenylyltransferase subunit CysD → MSNIQSLSSDAQRQDYLDQLESEAIYIMREVAGQFERPALLFSGGKDSITLVRLAQKAFAPGKIPFPLVHIDTGHNFPEATQYRDWMANEVGAKLIVRQVEDTIKAKGLKEPTGKNASRNWLQTFTLLDTIEEFEFDACIGGARRDEEKARAKERIFSFRDEFGQWDPKRQRPELWNLFNGKISKGENVRCFPISNWTELDVWAYIEREKIPLPSIYFSHQREMILRDGNLLANADFIYKDDSDVIVTKTVRFRTVGDMTCTAAVESEASTIEQVVAEIKATRISERGETRIDDQQTEAAMEDRKKGGYF